ATCCCCGCTCGTTTCAACCGAGCCCGCACATCCTCCGGCAGGGGGGTCACCCCACCCGTCTGATCAAACGGATACCGCGTCCGCGCCGACAACACCCGCAAGTCATTCGCAATATGAATCGTGCTCTGCAACAACCCCTGCATCCGCAGCGGCGCCAGCCGATCCACAATATCCACCAGGTCCTCCTCACGATCTCCCGAGAAGAAGTACGCACAGAAATCCTCTGGCTTCGGCATCAGCCAGATCGTGATCCGCGTCACAATCCCCAGGTTCGACTGAACAAACAAACCATCCAGCATCGGCCCCAGCCCATACGGATACACATGCGCCGCCCGCGCACCCGGATAATGCCCGTACCCGGTGTGCACCACCCGACCATCCGCCAGCACCACCTCCATCCCGCAGCACGTTAGGAAATGATCCCCATACCGCGTATGCCCGAACCCCCGGTCCAGCGTATTCCCCACCAGACTCGATCCCACCCCAGCACCCGTCGCATCCACCCACAACTCCGGCGCGTGCTCCTCCAGATAAGCACTCAACTCGCCCTGCGACACCCCCGGCTCGATCACCGCATAAGCCAGCTCACGATTCACCTCCACCACCCGGTTCATCCGCGACAGGTCCAGCAGCACCTGACCCGCCGCCACCGGACCCGCATCCCCATAACCCCAGTTCCGACCCCGCGAGATCGTGTGCAGCTTCACCCCCGTCGCATCCGCCGCCGCCGCGATCGCCGACACCTCCTCCGCCGTCACCGGATACAGCACCGCCCCAGGCGTCCGATCCGCCCCCATCGTCGACCGCCCATAACGACCCCGAACCCCGTCCTCCGTCACCACCCGATCCCCACCAATCACGCCCGACAACCGTCCGAGAAAAGCCCGCACATCAGCCGTTTCACCGCTCATCACACAAATCCCCTAAAGGGCAACCGTCGCCCAACCCACCTATCGACACCCCACCACCCCCTAATCACCACCCAATACCAGCCACAAAAACATTCTCTGGCAAGATAGGCAGTCTGTCCCCTTCAGCACCCCCCACATCAGACCGATGACCCCTCCGGAGCAACCGCACCAATCAACGGAGCGCCCCATGGCCGACAACGCGCCCAACAACCCAACAGAAAACACCACCGACCTCGAATCCTCCATCTCCGTTTCTGGCCTCACCTTCGACGTCGCCAGGTCGGTTGATCAGGCAGCCGAAGCGTGGAAACTCGTCTACAACGCCTACCGCCGCGCTGGACTCATCCCAGAGAACCCCCAGGAACTCCACCTCGTCCCACAGGCCATCAACGAACGAACGCTCGTGACCCTCGGCCGCATCCACAACGTCACCGTCAGCACCATGAGCGTCTACATCGACGGCCCCGAAGGCCTCCCCGTCGAATCTGTCTACGCCGATGAACTCAATCGACTCCGCGATGAGGGCCGAACCCTCGTCGAGCTCGGCCTCTTCGCCGACCGCCGTGAACACCTCTTCCGCTCCATCGACGCCATCCTCGAACTCATGCGCTTCTGTACCCACTACGCCGTCAATGAAGGTGCCGTCGATGCCGTCGTAGGCGTCAACCCCCGACACGTCCCCTTCTACACCCGACTCCTCGGCTTCGAGGTCATCGGCGAAACCAAATCTTACGCCACCGTCAACGACTTCCCCGTCGTCCTCCTGCACCTCGACTGGAACCTAAAAACCGCCGCCAAACGCCTCCCCCGCGGCCTCGCCCACCTCGCCAACCCACCCATCGGCCCCGAGTTCTACGCCAACCGCGTCCGCATCACCCCCGAAACCATCGCCAACTCCCCCATCCACGACTACCTCCAAGTCAAACACGACCTCGTCTCCGCGATGTAACCACCACCCGCCGCGCACCAAAAAACAAGGGACCCGGGCGAACCCGAGTCCCTTGCTTATTACTATTTCAGCAGGCTAGTGATTAGCCGATCCGACGACGCCGGGCAGCAGCCAGGCCCGCGAGGACCAGACCACCCATAGCAGCGGTCGGGGTGGGCAGGACCGTAGCGTTGAACTTAAAGCTCGCACGGTCGGTGAACTCACCAGCAGTCGACGTTGGCGAGATGGTGCCCGTGCCGCCAACCCGACCAGTCACACCCAAGCTGGGATCAAGGATCGTGCCACCGGCGATATCCAGATCAGGAATGATCGCGAGATCAGTACCGATCGGGATGAGGCTGTAAGAGCCACCAGACAGAATATCGAGACCAGCAAAGAGGCTCTTGCCTTGGGCGTCAACGCCCACTCCACCGCCCCAGCTGGCGCTGTTGTAGCCAGTTGTTCCGGTCAAACCACTGGGAACCGTCACCGAGCGGACACCGTCAACACGGTCATCTTCAAAAATCTGAAAATCAGCAACGCTTACGGCCGCACCCGCACCGATGGTCAGCGTAAAACGACCAAAAACCTCGACGTCAGTGGACGACAGATCGACCGTGTCAATCAGCGTGCCGCCCAGAGTTGTCAGCGAGATCGAATCGATCGT
This Phycisphaeraceae bacterium DNA region includes the following protein-coding sequences:
- a CDS encoding FAD-binding oxidoreductase, with the translated sequence MSGETADVRAFLGRLSGVIGGDRVVTEDGVRGRYGRSTMGADRTPGAVLYPVTAEEVSAIAAAADATGVKLHTISRGRNWGYGDAGPVAAGQVLLDLSRMNRVVEVNRELAYAVIEPGVSQGELSAYLEEHAPELWVDATGAGVGSSLVGNTLDRGFGHTRYGDHFLTCCGMEVVLADGRVVHTGYGHYPGARAAHVYPYGLGPMLDGLFVQSNLGIVTRITIWLMPKPEDFCAYFFSGDREEDLVDIVDRLAPLRMQGLLQSTIHIANDLRVLSARTRYPFDQTGGVTPLPEDVRARLKRAGMIGAWNGCGAIYGSKGTVAAVKKQLGRVLRPYKVKFINDRRLVLAETVQKGLTCVGAGKWLGEMLAILKPVYGLLKGVPSDEPLRGAAWRVRDPEPEKAMDPLDVHAGLAWVSPVVPNRGSDAKELMELLEPIYAEYGFDTLVTFTMITERAMVCVSNISYDKRIAEEAERAQACYEALMAALMGAGFYPYRTGPGGYAKIRREGDPYWDLVSSIKQTMDPNDTISPGRYIAPLEGAGKKGLRKAG